A segment of the Parasynechococcus marenigrum WH 8102 genome:
CGTCATCGCGGATCGCCAGCAGCCGGGCTCTGCTGCAGGGGGTTGCTTCCAGGGCCCAGGCCATGGTGGCGGCCCAGACCAGATCGCCCACCCCTGCCGGGCTTTGGGGAACCACCCGCATCGTGTCCAGCTGCAGGCCGTTGCTTGTTCCGTAGGCCCAGCCCTTCATCTCCCCCAGCAGTTGCGCTGTGCCATTCGGCCCCGGGCAGGCCACCACCAACCTCAGGCTCCAGAGCCCCAGCGGACGGCCCACCTGCAGCCTCAGCAGCAGGCCGCGTTCGCTGGCCTGCAACTCGAGCCGCTCGAGCAGGGATGGTGATGGTTCGTTGATCATCGATGGCTCACGTCGCGCACGGCATGGAGTGGCAGGGGACCGTACAGATGGGGGAAGAGTTCACCGGTGGGAATGGCATCGCCCCGTAGGGGGGCACTGACTAAAGCCGGGTCGATCTCCAGCAACAGCACTTCACCGGCATCGGCATAGAAGCGGTCATAGGTTGCGTCGACCTGTTCGCGCCAGGAGCAGTGGATAAAGCCCACCTGCTCGAGCATCAGTCCGCGGGTGGAGACGCTGTACTCCCCATCGTTCTGGGCCTGATGCCAATCCGAGGCGAGGGCCAGATGAAACAAGGGTTGATCCGTTGGAACAGCGATGGCGTCGGCCGGGAAAAGGTGCTGTTGACCGCCTGGATCCCAGGGATCGGCGCGCTGCATCAATCGCTCAAAAGCAGGCGCCTGCAGGAAGCGATTCAGCCAACCGCGCAATGGCTCCAGCTCAGGGTCGGCATCGAATCCCTGAGGATCAGCGATCCGCCACTGGCGCACGAACGGCCACAGGGCTGCATCGGCCAGGCCCATCCGTTCACCGGCCAGCCAGCCGGCTGCTCGGATGCGGTCATTCCATCCCTTGAGGATCGCCCGTCCCTCCTGTTGATGGGTTGATCGATCCGCCTCTGGATAACGGTCGCTGTACTTGAAACGATCGAGGTGGTGTTTGAACACACCATCGTTCTCTCCCACCCACGGATCCAGATCACCTGCACCGAGACAGTCCCTGGGGTCCGCCTGGGCAAGGGCCCAATGCATCAGCTCGAGGCTTTCCTCGATCACGGTGCCGTCGGCCAGCACCAGCACCGGCACCGTGCCCTTGGCTGAGGCTTCCAGCATGGCGGCGGGTTTGGCACGCAATTCGATCTCGCGCCACTGCACCAGTAACCCCGCCTCTAACAGGGCCCAACGTGCCCGCATGGCGTAAGGGCACCGCCGGAAGCTGTAGAGGATCGGCAGCATGTTCTTGGCGACGGGGGGGGGATGCGTTAAGCGTGGGTGTGAATGGTCTGTTTCGGTGATGCGAGCTCTGGTTCCACTTGGACTGCTCGCCTGGATGGTGGGACTGTTCGTCGCTCATCAGCAGATTCACGCCGGTGGCTGTGTCACTGAAGCGCGCTGGGCGTCCCAGAACGATGAGGTGTACGACCGTGAATTGGAGGTGAACTGATGAGTCGTAAGCGCATCTCCTTCCGCGATCCCGTTTGGTTGATTCCCATGGTGATCATTGCCCTGGGATGTTCCATTCAGACCCTCCACATGCTGCAGCACAACCGCTACTGCAAAACGGATGCTGAATGGAAGGCTCTTTACAGCGAGAAATCGTCGGACTTCTTGGAGGAGGCAGACGACAGCTGATCCATCTGCCGTTGGCGCATGGCGAAGCGTTGGCGGTCGCTCTCCGAAAAACGGTCGATGCAATGCAGGCACTGCACCCCTTTGATGTAACTCGGCAACGACCGCTGCTCGGGTGACAGGGGCAGTCCGCAGGCATGGCAGAGGCTGTGCTCTCCGGGTTCCAGTTGGTGGTTGAGGGCCACCCGCTGATCGAATACGAAGCATTCCCCCCGCCAACGGCTCTCCTCCTCGGGGACCTGCTCGAGGTATTTGAGGATGCCGCCCCGCAGGTGATGCACCTCCCCGAACCCCTGGTGTTGCAGGTAGCTGCTGGCTTTCTCGCAGCGGATGCCGCCGGTGCAGAACATGGCGATGCGCTTTGGTGCGGTCTCGTCAATGAGGGGGCGGAGCTTGGTTTCGGCCCAGTGAGGAAAGTCGCGGAAGCTGTCGGTACCTGGATCGATGGCACCGTCAAAGCTGCCGATGGCGGTCTCGTAGTGGTTGCGGGTGTCGATCACCAGGGTGTCGGGGTCATCGACCAGACCGTTCCAGTCCTCGGGATCCACGTAGGTGCCGACGTTGGCTCGGGGATCCACGCCAGTCACCCCCATGGTCACGATTTCCTTCTTGCGCCGAGCCTTGAAACGGCGGAACACCGATCGCTCCGCCCAGCTGCGTTTCACCTCCAACCGTTCAAAGTGCTGCTCGCCCAGCTTCAGCTGCTCCTGCAGATGCTCAAGCAGGCCCTCGACCCCCTGCTCCGGACCACTGATCGTGCCATTGACGCCCTCCTTGGCAACCAACACCGAGCCGAGCACAGCTCCATGGCTGGCCTGGGTCGGCAAGGCACTCAGCAAAGCCTCGCGCTGGTCGTCATCGAGGGGTGTGAAGGCGTAGAACGCCGCCACGAGCAAGCGGCTCATGCCGTGGTCTGGCACTCCTGCCAGTTGGCCTGCACCCCGGCATCAGCAAGCAACTGACGGTCGGCTTCAACGTCTGGATTGCCGGTGGTCAGCAGGGTGTCGCCGTAAAAGATCGAATCAGCACCGGCCTGCAGGCAGAGGATCTGCGCTTCCCGGCTCATCGATTCACGGCCAGCGCTGAGTCGCACCCGAGCCCGAGGCATCAGGATTCTTGCGGTGGCCACCATCCGCACCAGCTCCAGCGGCTCAAACGGAGCCTGATCTTCCAAGGGGGTGCCCTCCACAGCCACCAGACCGTTTACGGGAACACTCTCCGGGTGAGGGGCCATCGAGGCCAGCACCTGCAACATCGAGGCGCGATCCCGCAACGTCTCCCCCATGCCGATGATGCCGCCGCAGCAGAGGGTGACACCCGCCTTGCGAACGCGTTGCAGGGTCTCGAGTCGCTCCTGATATGTGCGGGTGGAGATGATCCGGTCGTAGTGCTCTGGGCTGGTGTCGAGGTTGTGGTTGTAGGCGGTGAGGCCCGCCTCCGCCAGCCGTTCCGCCTGCTGATCGCTGAGCATTCCGGCGGTCACGCAGGCCTCCATGCCCAGGTCCCGCACGCCGCGCACCATCGACAACATCGCTTCAAAGGGAGCGCCATCGCGGATCTCTCGCCAGGCCCAGCCCATGCAGAAGCGATCGGCGCCAGCCTCTTTCGCGGCCCGGGCCCGTTGCAGCACCGGCTCCACCTGCATCTGGGCCTCGAAGGCCGTTACATCACTGCTGTTGTGGATCGATTGGGAGCAGTAGGCACAGTCCTCTTCGCAGCCGCCCGTCTTCACGCTGAGCAGGGAGGCCAGTTGCACCCGATAGCCGGGGTTGGCGGCACGGTGCACATATTGCGCTTGCCAAAGCAACTCCATTAGCGGTAGTTCCAGCAGCGCCTGGATTTCGGCGATGGTCCAGTCGTGGCGGATCGTGAACGTCATGGCGTGAGTGGATCAAGGCCTCCGAAGCGGCGGGAGCGGCTCTGGAAATCCAGCAACGCCCGCTTCAGGGCCTCGGCATTGAAGTCGGGCCAGAACACATCGGTGACGTGGATCTCGGCATAGGCCAGCTGCCAGAGCAGGAAGTTGCTGATGCGGTGTTCGCCGCTGGTGCGAATCAGCAGATCAGGATCCTGCTCGCCGGCGGTGAACAGTTCCGCAGCCAGGCTGTTCTCATCGATGTCTTCGGGCATCAGATCACCATTGGCGGCCTGACGTGCCAGACGCTGCGCCGCACGCACTAGCTCCCGCCGACCGCCGTAATTGGTGCAAACGTTGAAATGAATGCCGTCGTTGGCAGCCGTCCGCTCCGTGGCATCGCCGATCAGCTCCTGCAGTTTCAGCGGCAGGGCGTCCAGGTCACCCAGAAAACGAATGCGGACCTGTTCTTCCTCGAGGGTGCGCAGCTCCTTCTGCAGCACCCGTTCGAACAGGGTCATCAGGAAATTCACCTCGTCACCTGGCCGTGACCAGTTTTCTGTTGAGAAGGCGTAAGCGGTGAGGGCAGCGATGCCCCAGTCGCTGCAAAGCCGAAGGGTTGACTTGAGCGCTTCCACCCCGGCGCGGTGCCCCATCATCCGAGGCAGGCCCCTGGCTTCAGCCCAGCGTCCGTTGCCATCCATGATCACAGCCACATGGACCGGCAACCGATCCCCATCCAGCTCGGGAGGGCAGAGCTGGGATGGAGTGGTGTCGTGGCTGGTGGCCAGTGGTCGGCTCAAGACAGCGATTCAGCCGATGAGCTCACCACCGTACGTCGTGCTGGGGGCCTGGATTCGGCGCTGCTGAGCAGTTCCCGCAGGAGCTCCTCCAGCCTCGAACTGGTGATCGGTCGCTCGAGCTTGCCTTGATTGGAGAGCGACAAGGTGCCGGTTTCCTCAGAGACAACAATGCAGATGCAGCGGTCGAACCGTTCGGTGATGCCCAGAGCTGCCAGATGGCGGGTTCCGTAGCGGCTGACGCTGTGGCGTGACAGCGGCAGGATCACCCCGGCTGCTTCGATGCGATTGCCGCGCACAAGAACAGCTCCATCGTGGAGTGGTGTGTCGGCGGCGAACAGATTCAACAACAGCTCGCGACTGAGCTGCGCACCGATGGCGACGCCGGGGTTGAGGAAATCTTCCGGCCGAAGATCGCTGCCCATGTCCACCACGATCAGGGCCCCCCGACGTTGTTGTGAGAGGCGGCCGGCCGCCTCGGTGATCTGCGTCACGGTGCCGGCGCTGCCGCGGAACTCCTTCTGGGGATTGCCGAGCAACACCGCCAGCCGGCCGGTGCCGAGAAGTTCCATCAGACGTCGCAACTCCCCCTGCCAGAGGATGGCCAATGACAGTGAGCAGGCCAGCACCAACGCATCGACCAGTTTTGAGGTCAGCGGCAGATTGGCGTAGCGCTGGACGAACCAGGCCAGGGCGACCAGGAAAAGGTATCCCCTCAGGAGCCAGAGGGTTCGTGCCTCATTGACACGGGAAAACAGCAGGAATCCAATGGCTGAGGCGAACAGAACGTCGAGAACCAGGCGCGGATCCACCACCGCCAGCACGTTCACCCAGCAAAAGTCGTACTGGAGTCAAGGTAACGCCCGGAACCTCTCTGGAAGCACGTCGTAGCGCAGCAAATCATCCGGCTGCTCGCGCTTCTGAAAAAGCTCCGAAGAGCCGCTTTGAACCACCACAGCAGCGGGCCGTGGAATTCGGTTGTAGTTGGAGCTCATCGATGCGTTGTAGGCACCGGTTGCGAACACGGCGACGATGTCTCCGCTTTGAGTGGTGGGGAGCGGTAAATCCTTCAGCAGCACATCACCGGATTCGCAGTGCTTGCCCACCAGATTCACGGTCTCTTCCGCTGGGGCCAGCGGTCGGTCGGCCAGGCAGCAGGTGTAAAGCGACTGATAGGTGATCGGTCTGGGGTTGTCGCTCATGCCGCCGTCGATGGCGACGTAGGTGCGCACACCAGGAATGGTCTTGCGGGAGCCCACGGCGTACAGCGTCACTCCGGCGGTGGCCACCAGGGAACGGCCCGGCTCGCAGAGCAACCGTGGCAGCTCCAGTTGACGATCCCGGCAGGCGGCCGTGACGGCATCGGCCACCACCTTCACCCACTGCTCGATGGTTGGCGGATCATCCGAGGCCACATAACGGATCCCGAGGCCGCCACCAACATTGAGGTCCTCCACGGGATGACCCAGGCTTCGGGCCAGCTTGAGGGCATCGGCCATCACTGCCGCCAGGTCCCGATGCGGCTCCAGTTCAAAGATCTGGGAGCCGATATGGGCATGAAGACCGGTGAGCTTCGCCCAGGGCTTGCCCACCAGCTGCCGAAGCACCGACTCCAGCAGGTCGGGGTCGAAGCCGAACTTGCTGTCTAAGTGGCCGGTTTGGATGTACTCGTGGGTGTGGCACTCGATGCCGGGGGTGAAGCGCAGCATCAGACGGGCCGGTGCGCCGCCGGCAGGTACCAGTTCCGCCAGGCGTTCCAGATCGTGCTGGTTATCAACGACGATCGTGACGTCGTTGTTGTAAGCGAGCAGGAGCTCCTCGTCGTTCTTGTTGTTGCCGTGCAGCACCATCCGCTCGCCGGGCATCCCCCCCTGGAAAGCCGTCAGCAATTCACCGGCGGAGACCGCATCAAGGCCAAGGCCTTCGGAGGCGGCGATGCTGCTCACCAGCAGTGAGCTGTTGGCTTTGGAGGCGTAGATCGGCAGGGAGGGCCCGGGGTAATGCTGTTTCAGAGCGTCCCTGTAGGCACGACAGGTGCCGCGCACCGTGTCCTCATCCAGCACGTAAAGCGGCGTGCCGTAGCGCTGGGCAAGGTCGCTGAGCAGGCAACCCCCCACCATCAGCCGATCACGCTCGTCCAGACAGGTGGTGACCGGCGCCAGGTTGCGGTTGGGACTGGCCGTGTCCCGCTCTGTTTCGTAGGGCTTCTGGCTGGCGAAGGCTTGGGTCACGACGGGCCGGCGAAGAGAGGCAATGTAGGAATCGGTGTGCCCCCGGCAGGTTCAGGGTGACGGTGATCGATCTCGATCCCAGCTGGTTGGCGGCGTGTCTCGTTCTGGACGAACGGGCGTTGAACGGGTTCTGGAGTGCTCAGCAGTGGCGCTCCGAACTGGAGGATCCCCGTCGCCTCTGCCTTGGGTTGGTGCGGGACGAGAAAGGCTTGTCCGGAGTGGCCTGCGGTTGGCTCGTCGTGGATGAACTGCACATCACGGTGTTGGCGGTGGATCCCGACGAGCGTCAACGGGGCCATGGCCGTCGTCTTCTCACGGCGCTGTTGCAACGGGCACGCCAGGACGGTGCTGCCCACGCCACCCTCGAGGTCCGTAGCGACAACATCGCCGCGCTCTCTCTGTATCACCGCGTTGGTTTCAAAACCGCCGGTCGCCGTGAGAAGTACTACCGAGACGGTTCCGATGCCCTGATCCAGTGGCGCCGGTTGTCCACCGAGGAGTAGCTCCGGTCGGCCTTCGGTGTTGTTCGGTTTCCCGCCCCTGAGAGACAAAAAAGATCGAAATCTTTTTGATCTTGTTGTTAATTTGCGGACGCGACAGGCCAGTTGACGACTGGAAAGTGACCGAACCAACCGAACACTCGCATCAGCCTCGGACTCCTGATAGCTTGGACAGACTTACGTATCGGCCTCGCGATGTTCGAACGTTTTACTGAGAAGGCCATCAAGGTGATCATGCTGGCCCAGGAAGAGGCTCGGCGACTTGGTCACAACTTCGTTGGCACCGAACAGATTCTTCTGGGTTTGATCGGAGAGGGCACGGGTGTCGCCGCGAAGGTTCTGAAGTCGATGGGTGTCAACCTCAAGGACGCCCGGGTTGAAGTTGAGAAGATCATCGGCCGAGGTTCTGGCTTTGTGGCCGTTGAGATCCCCTTCACGCCAAGGGCTAAGCGGGTGCTCGAACTCTCCCTGGAAGAAGCCAGACAGTTGGGGCACAACTACATCGGTACCGAGCATCTGCTGCTCGGTTTGATACGGGAAGGCGAAGGCGTTGCGGCCCGTGTGCTCGAGAATCTGGGTGTGGATCTGGCCAAGGTCAGAACCCAGGTCATTCGCATGCTGGGTGAAACCGCCGAAGTGTCCGGCGGTGGCGGTGGTGGTGGAGCAAAAGGTTCCACCAAGACACCCACCCTGGATGAATTCGGCAGCAACCTCACCCAGATGGCCAACGAGGCCAAGTTGGACCCCGTGGTGGGTCGCCACAACGAGATTGAACGGGTCATCCAGATCCTGGGTCGCCGAACCAAGAACAATCCGGTGTTGATCGGCGAGCCGGGTGTGGGCAAGACGGCTATCGCCGAAGGTCTTGCTCAGCGCATCCAGCAGGGTGAAATTCCGGACATCCTGGAAGACAAGCGCGTCCTCACCCTTGATATTGGACTGCTCGTCGCAGGGACCAAATACCGCGGTGAGTTTGAGGAGCGCCTCAAGAAGATCATGGAGGAGATCAAGGCGGCCGGGAACGTGATCCTGGTGATCGACGAGGTTCACACCCTGATCGGTGCTGGTGCTGCTGAGGGCGCCATCGATGCGGCCAACATTCTCAAGCCGGCTCTCGCCAGGGGCGAGCTGCAGTGCATCGGTGCCACAACCCTGGATGAGTATCGCAAGCACATCGAGCGTGATGCTGCGCTGGAACGGCGTTTCCAGCCCGTCAACGTCGGTGAGCCCTCCATCGATGACACCATCGAAATCCTGCGGGGCCTGCGCGAGCGCTACGAGCAGCACCACCGCCTCAAGATCACCGACGATGCTCTTGTGGCTGCGGCAACCCTCGGTGATCGCTACATCTCGGACCGCTTCCTCCCCGACAAGGCGATCGACCTGATTGATGAGGCCGGTTCACGGGTTCGGCTGCTCAATTCCAAGCTCCCACCCGAGGCCAAGGAGGTGGACAAGGAGTTGCGCGGCGTCCAGAAACAGAAAGAGGACGCCGTACGCGACCAGGACTTCACTAAAGCCGGTGAACTTCGTGAAAAGGAGGTTGAGCTGCGCGATCAGATTCGCTCTCTGCTGCAAGCCAACCGCACCGATGCCACCGCCGTTGCTGAAGCGTCCGCAGACCAGAGCGATGCGCCTGCGGCAGAGTCCGCCGAGTCCTCGCCCATGGTGAATGAGGAGGACATTGCCCAGATCGTTGCCTCCTGGACCGGTGTGCCGGTGCAGAAGCTCACCGAGAGCGAATCGGTGAAGCTGCTGAACATGGAGGAGACGCTGCACCAGCGTCTGATCGGTCAGGACGAAGCGGTCAAGGCGGTGTCCAAAGCCATCCGTCGGGCCCGTGTCGGTCTGAAGAACCCGAATCGTCCCATCGCCAGCTTCATCTTCTCCGGCCCCACCGGTGTCGGTAAGACCGAGCTCACCAAGGCTCTGGCCACCTACTTCTTCGGCAGTGAGGAGGCGATGATCCGCCTCGACATGTCGGAGTTCATGGAGCGCCACACGGTCAGCAAGCTGATCGGCTCGCCTCCGGGCTATGTGGGCTTCAACGAAGGCGGTCAGCTCACCGAAGCGGTGCGACGCCGCCCCTACACCGTGGTGCTGTTCGATGAAATCGAGAAAGCGCACCCTGATGTGTTCAACCTGCTACTGCAGCTACTTGAAGATGGCCGTCTGACCGATTCCAAGGGCCGCACGGTCGACTTCAAGAACACCCTGGTGATCATGACCTCGAACATCGGTTCGAAGGTTATTGAGAAGGGTGGCGGTGGCCTTGGTTTCGAGTTCTCTGGTGAGAGTGCTGAGGAGTCTCAATACACCCGCATCCGCTCGCTCGTGAATGAGGAGCTGAAGCAGTACTTCCGCCCTGAATTCCTCAACCGGCTCGACGAGATCATCGTGTTCCGTCAGCTCAGCCGCGATGAGGTGAAGGAGATCGCCGAAATCATGCTGAAGGAAGTCTTCGGCCGGATGGGCGAGAAAGGCATCACCCTCACCGTGTCCGATGCGTTCAAGGAGCGGTTGGTGGAAGAGGGATACAACCCGGCCTATGGAGCTCGCCCCCTGCGTCGCGCTGTGATGCGGTTGCTGGAGGATTCCCTGGCAGAGGAAGTGCTCTCCGGCCGGATCAAGGATGGTGACCATGCCGAGGTGGATGTCGACGACGACAAGAAAGTTGTCGTCCGCCACAAAGGTCTGGCTGAGAGCTCTCCTCAATTGGCAGGTGCGGCTGTCTGATGGTTGTGTCCATCTCCTCCCACGCCATCGCCCCGGCGGTGGTGCTGCGGGGGGAGGGTGCCTGGGCAGAGGCGCTGTCCAAGATCAGTGCCCTTTGTTCCCGCCCTCTCCTGTTGGGCCGCAGTCAGGCCACGGTGAGCCTGCGGTCAGCCCTTGTTTCGGATCTCGTTCACAGTTGTCTGACGCCGCAACCAGCTGAGCTCAGCTACGACTGTTGCGAGGAGGATCTACAGCGTCTGGCCGCTGAGGCAGCCGACTGTGATGCCGTTCTCGCCGCCGGTGGTGGGAAGGTTCTTGATGCTGGCAAGTTGCTCGCCCATCGCCTTCAGCTGCCCTGCATCACAGTGCCGTTGAGTGCTGCCACCTGCGCGGGTTGGACAGCTCTCTCCAATCTTTATTCGATGCATGGAGCCTTTGAGGGCGATGTGGCCCTGACGCGCTGCCCTGAGCTGCTGGTGTTTGACCATGGCCTGGTTCGCCAGGCTCCTGCTCGCACCCTGGCCAGCGGCATCGCCGATGCCCTGGCGAAGTGGTACGAAGCTTCGGTCAGCAGCGGCGACAGCAGCGATGGGCTGGTGCAGCAGGCGGTGCAGATGGCCCGTGTGCTGCGGGATCAATTGATGATTGATGGTCCCCTGGCCCTGCAGGATCCCCACAGTGCGGCCTGGGCCCGCACGGCCGAGGCCTGTGCACTTACTGCCGGTGTGATCGGCGGCTTGGGGGGTGCCCGCTGCAGAACCGTTGCAGCTCACGCCGTGCACAACGGTCTCACCCAACTGCAGGCCTGCCAAGACGTGCTGCATGGCGAGAAGGTGGGCTTCGGGATCCTGGTGCAGCTCCGCCTGGAAGAACGTCTGGGTGGCAACCGCCTGGCCGGCCAGGCCCACCGCCAGTTGCTTCCCCTGCTGCGGCAGTTGCAGCTTCCTGTGAGCCTGCAGGATCTTGGGCTGTCCAACGCCAGTCTTAGTGATCTTCAACAGGTCTGTGCCTTCGCCTGCCGTGAAGGATCAGACCTGCACAACCTTCCATTTGCGGTGACACCGGGGGCGTTGCTTGAGGCATTGGTGGGAGCCGCCGAACCCAGTCCCGTCGCGCCTTGAAAAGCCTGCTCGATGGTTTGATCCCCGAGCTGCTGGACCCGCAGGCCAGGGACCTGGCGCTGCAGGTGCAGTGGTGGCCGTTGCAGAGTCTGGGCCTTGAAACTCCCTTCCCTGTGGCTGTGGTCGGTCAGGGGCCTCCGCTGCTGATGCTGCATGGTTTTGACAGCAGCTTTCTGGAATTTCGGCGTCTGGCGCCATTGTTGGCCGATCGCTTTCAGCTGTTCATCCCCGATCTGTTCGGATTTGGCTTTTCGCCGCGTCCGCCGCAGGCGGCCTACGGCCCGGAGGCTGTCCTTCAGCACCTCGAGGCACTGGTGGCGCATCTCGATGCCGATGGGGCCATCGGTGTGATCGGAGCCTCGATGGGTGGTGCGGTGGCGGTGGAGCTGGCCCAACGTCAGCCGGAGAGAATTCATCAGTTGCTGTTGTTAGCTCCAGCTGGGCTGACGGGCCGGCCCATGCCGGTCCCGCCCCTGCTTGATCGGCTTGGCGCCTGGTTTCTCGGTCGGCCTGGGGTGCGTCGCGGGCTTTGCCGCCAGGCCTTTGCTGATCCGGATGGGCAGGTGGGCCCGCCGGAGGAACAGATCGCATCGCTGCATCTGCAATGTCCAGGGTGGGCTGAGGCCCTGGCAGCGTTTGCCCGCAGCGGTGGCTTCGCCGGTTGTGGTGAGCCGTTGCCACCGCAGCCCCTGCACGTGATCTGGGGCGCTGATGATCGAATCCTGCGTGCACCGCTCAAGCAGGCGGCCGAAAGTTTGCTGCAGCACCCAGCCGAAACCTTTGAGGCCTGCGGTCATCTCCCCCACATCGATCAGCCGCAACGGGTTGCTGACCGCTGCCTGGAGCTGCTGGTTTCATGAGCGATCCACTGCTGCAGTTGATCTCCACCGGTCTGGGGCTCTGGATCCGCAGTCGCTGTGATCAGGTGGGGGATCTCGACCTCACCTTGCAAGGGTCATCTCTTGGGCTGATGCGGGGTCGGCTGCAGGGTGCGGTTTTGTCGGCACGGGATGTGCGCTTTGAGGGGTTGCCACTGCACCATGCCGAGATCAGCAGCGGACCGATTCAGCTGGATCTCACCTGGTTGCGTCCAGGCCGGATGTTGGCTCTGAAGGATCCTTTCCAGGTGAAGGGCACGGTGTCGATGCCAGGTCAGCCGCTTGGCGAT
Coding sequences within it:
- a CDS encoding alpha/beta fold hydrolase, with translation MKSLLDGLIPELLDPQARDLALQVQWWPLQSLGLETPFPVAVVGQGPPLLMLHGFDSSFLEFRRLAPLLADRFQLFIPDLFGFGFSPRPPQAAYGPEAVLQHLEALVAHLDADGAIGVIGASMGGAVAVELAQRQPERIHQLLLLAPAGLTGRPMPVPPLLDRLGAWFLGRPGVRRGLCRQAFADPDGQVGPPEEQIASLHLQCPGWAEALAAFARSGGFAGCGEPLPPQPLHVIWGADDRILRAPLKQAAESLLQHPAETFEACGHLPHIDQPQRVADRCLELLVS
- a CDS encoding LmeA family phospholipid-binding protein, with translation MSDPLLQLISTGLGLWIRSRCDQVGDLDLTLQGSSLGLMRGRLQGAVLSARDVRFEGLPLHHAEISSGPIQLDLTWLRPGRMLALKDPFQVKGTVSMPGQPLGDALLSERWRELGDWIAEQLMGLKPLGQLRIENDELELVASVAAQRDPIRKRFRLRAEAGTVVLSASDSPETRAVLPMDPAITITDATLGAGLLTLQGHAIVTPE